From the genome of Chelonoidis abingdonii isolate Lonesome George chromosome 25, CheloAbing_2.0, whole genome shotgun sequence, one region includes:
- the LOC116828581 gene encoding olfactory receptor 14I1-like, translating into MSNQTTATEFLLLGFNDVWELQILHFVVFLVIYLAALVGNLLIIMVGALNNHRQTPMYFFLMNLYILDLGSISVTIPKSMANYMLNIRSISYAGCVAQVFLFIFFTEADFVFLTVMAYDRYVAICKPLHYETAMNRRACVQMAASAWISGILCSVLHTGNTFALTFCGGNMVDQFFCEISQLLKLACSGSYLSEIGVIAFNACLTLSCFVLIMVSYVQVFSMVLRIPSEQDRHKAFSTCFPHLIVISLFVCTASFAYLKPTSRAGSISGLDLMVALLYSVVPPMMNPIIYSMRNKEIKGALKKLTG; encoded by the coding sequence ATGTCCAACCAAACCACTGCGACTGAGTTCCTTCTCCTTGGATTCAATGATGTTTGGGAGCTGCAGATTTTGcactttgtggtgtttctagTGATTTATCTGGCAGCCCTGGTGGGGAATCTTCTTATTATCATGGTTGGAGCCCTCAACAACCACCGTCAGacccccatgtatttcttcctgatGAATCTGTATATCCTGGACCTTGGGTCCATCTCTGTCACCATCCCCAAATCCATGGCTAATTACATGTTGAACATCAGGTCAATTTCTTATGCTGGGTGTGTTGCTCAAGTCTTTCTCTTCATCTTCTTCACTGAGGCTGACTTTGTTTTCCTCACTGTAATGGCATATGATCGATATGTTGCCATATGcaaaccactgcactatgagaCTGCAATGAACAGGAGAGCTTGTGTCCAAATGGCAGCCAGTGCCTGGATCAGTGGGATTCTCTGCTCTGTGCTACACACTGGGAACACATTTGCATTGACCTTCTGTGGAGGCAACATGGtggatcagttcttctgtgaaatctCCCAGCTACTCAAActtgcctgctctggctcgtatCTCAGTGAAATTGGGGTTATTGCCTTTAATGCGTGTTTAACTTTAAGCTGCTTTGTTTTAATAATGGTGTCATATGTTCAGGTCTTCTCCATGGTGCTGAGAATCCCTTCTGAGCAGGACCGgcataaagccttctccacctgctttCCTCACCTCATTGTCATCTCCTTGTTTGTTTGCACTGCCAGCTTTGCTTACCTGAAACCCACCTCCAGGGCTGGATCAATATCAGGGCTGGATCTCATGGTGGCTCTTCTCTATTCTGTGGTGCCTCCCATGATGAATCCGATCATCtacagcatgaggaacaaggagatCAAAGGTGCTCTGAAGAAACTGACTGGGTGA